One genomic window of Arachis hypogaea cultivar Tifrunner chromosome 8, arahy.Tifrunner.gnm2.J5K5, whole genome shotgun sequence includes the following:
- the LOC112707764 gene encoding molybdopterin synthase catalytic subunit — protein sequence MAAEDDKNLVEISENTIDIAKYMNYVSAPQAGAIATFAGTTRDTFENKTVLELRYEAYVPMAMRCIKFVCSSARVSWNLHSIAVAHRLGTVPVGETSIFIAVSSVHRADALEACRFIIDEVKATVPIWKKEVYSNGEVWKENSEFLKRRSNLGNKDVDCNVKMTESMEHNNKKPCCGTKVKVDDEVSRK from the coding sequence ATGGCTGCGGAAGATGATAAGAATCTTGTCGAAATCTCAGAGAATACGATAGACATTGCTAAATATATGAACTATGTCAGCGCTCCACAAGCTGGTGCGATAGCAACTTTTGCAGGCACCACACGCGACACTTTCGAAAATAAGACGGTTTTAGAGTTGAGGTATGAAGCTTATGTTCCAATGGCAATGCGTTGTATCAAGTTTGTCTGTTCATCTGCAAGAGTGTCATGGAATCTACATTCCATTGCTGTTGCACATCGCCTAGGCACAGTCCCTGTAGGAGAAACAAGTATCTTCATCGCCGTGTCATCTGTTCACAGGGCTGATGCACTGGAGGCATGTAGATTTATAATAGATGAAGTAAAAGCTACCGTTCCTATTTGGAAGAAGGAGGTTTATTCAAACGGAGAAGTTTGGAAAGAAAACTCCGAATTCTTGAAGCGGAGGAGCAATCTTGGTAACAAAGATGTAGATTGCAATGTGAAAATGACAGAAAGTATGGAGCACAACAACAAAAAGCCTTGCTGTGGGACTAAGGTTAAGGTTGATGATGAAGTAAGCCGGAAATAA